One genomic window of Desmospora activa DSM 45169 includes the following:
- a CDS encoding alpha-ketoacid dehydrogenase subunit beta codes for MAELTMIQAICDGLATALRQDKRVVVLGEDVGKNGGVFRATEGLWQEFGDERVIDTPLAEASIVGAAIGMAINGMRPVAEIQFMGFIYPAFEQIVSHAARLRTRTQGQYSASIVVRAPYGGGIRAPELHSDSTESLFVHIPGLKVVVPSTPADAKGMLLAAIRDPDPVIYLEPMKLYRSTRQQVRQEAYVIPLGQARQVREGEALTVLAWGAMVPLVEQAAERWAQRGVSWDVLDLRSLYPLDEEAILSSVRKTGRVLIVHEAPKTGGLGAELTALINEHAFLWLEAPITRVTGYDVPVPMFALEDDFRPNQERIDRAVEKVLAF; via the coding sequence ATGGCTGAGCTCACTATGATACAGGCGATCTGCGATGGATTGGCTACCGCATTACGCCAAGATAAACGTGTTGTGGTCCTGGGAGAGGACGTCGGTAAAAATGGAGGTGTATTTCGAGCCACGGAGGGGTTGTGGCAGGAGTTTGGAGATGAGCGGGTGATCGATACACCCTTGGCTGAAGCGAGCATCGTCGGAGCGGCGATCGGCATGGCGATCAACGGGATGCGACCGGTGGCAGAGATTCAGTTTATGGGTTTTATCTATCCTGCTTTTGAACAGATTGTTTCTCATGCTGCCCGCCTGCGCACCCGCACACAGGGGCAATATTCCGCCTCCATCGTCGTGCGGGCACCTTATGGAGGCGGAATCCGGGCGCCGGAGCTTCACTCAGATTCCACTGAGAGCTTGTTTGTACACATCCCTGGATTGAAAGTGGTGGTCCCTTCCACTCCAGCTGATGCCAAAGGGATGCTGCTGGCGGCAATTCGCGATCCAGACCCTGTCATCTATTTGGAACCGATGAAATTATACCGATCGACTCGGCAACAGGTTCGGCAGGAAGCGTATGTGATTCCGCTGGGACAAGCGCGGCAGGTACGGGAGGGAGAAGCACTGACGGTGCTGGCATGGGGAGCGATGGTGCCTTTGGTGGAGCAAGCGGCAGAGCGGTGGGCGCAGCGTGGGGTGAGCTGGGATGTGCTGGATCTACGCAGTTTATATCCATTGGATGAAGAAGCGATTCTGTCCTCGGTGCGAAAAACGGGTCGGGTGCTAATTGTCCATGAAGCGCCCAAAACAGGCGGCTTAGGTGCGGAATTGACCGCGTTGATCAATGAACATGCCTTTTTATGGTTAGAGGCTCCCATCACTCGAGTGACCGGTTATGATGTACCGGTGCCGATGTTTGCGTTGGAGGATGATTTTCGACCCAATCAAGAACGCATTGATCGTGCAGTAGAAAAGGTGCTGGCTTTTTAA
- the pdhA gene encoding pyruvate dehydrogenase (acetyl-transferring) E1 component subunit alpha, with protein sequence MLQQSDQAVQFLQPDGSLSDQGRPVWESLSSEMKRKFYEGMVLARTMDRRSVILQRQGQIGTYAPLEGQEAAQVGSALALAKEDWIFPSYRDHGAAMIAGMPLDRILFYWMGRVEGNIAPKGVRILPPCVPIATQLPQAVGTAWAAKWRGESSVAVAYFGDGATSEGDFHEALNFAGVFRLPCIFFCQNNHYAISVPFSRQSATATVAEKARAYNLPGVRVDGNDVVAVYDVMRKALNRARRGEGATLIEAVTYRKGSHTTADDAKRYRNRDEVKEWERRDPLQRLEKRFLIDGTLTRGQVETCHRRCREEVDKAWKKASQAKKAPPTHLFAHVYQSLPAELKRQRAQVEGEAHG encoded by the coding sequence ATGTTGCAACAGTCAGATCAAGCCGTACAGTTTCTGCAACCGGATGGAAGTTTGTCGGACCAAGGGCGTCCGGTTTGGGAGAGTTTGTCGTCGGAAATGAAGCGGAAGTTCTACGAGGGGATGGTATTGGCCCGTACCATGGATCGTCGATCCGTCATTTTACAGCGCCAGGGACAAATCGGCACTTATGCCCCGCTGGAAGGGCAGGAGGCAGCTCAAGTGGGAAGCGCGCTGGCGTTGGCAAAAGAGGATTGGATTTTTCCCAGCTACCGCGACCATGGTGCCGCCATGATCGCCGGGATGCCGTTGGATCGGATTTTGTTCTACTGGATGGGGCGGGTAGAAGGGAACATCGCACCAAAAGGAGTGCGTATCCTTCCACCCTGTGTGCCAATCGCCACCCAATTGCCGCAAGCGGTTGGCACGGCATGGGCGGCTAAATGGCGTGGGGAATCTTCTGTTGCTGTCGCTTATTTTGGTGACGGTGCCACCTCAGAAGGGGATTTTCACGAGGCGCTCAATTTTGCTGGCGTGTTTCGCCTACCTTGTATCTTTTTTTGCCAAAACAACCATTACGCCATCAGCGTTCCCTTCTCCCGCCAATCCGCCACAGCGACGGTAGCGGAAAAAGCGCGGGCTTATAACCTCCCCGGCGTTCGCGTTGACGGCAATGATGTAGTGGCGGTGTATGATGTGATGCGCAAAGCGCTCAATCGGGCCCGCCGTGGAGAGGGAGCGACGCTGATCGAAGCGGTTACCTACCGAAAAGGCTCTCATACAACTGCCGATGATGCCAAGCGTTATCGCAACCGAGATGAAGTAAAGGAATGGGAACGACGCGATCCGCTTCAGCGGTTGGAAAAACGATTCCTCATCGATGGCACGTTGACGAGGGGGCAAGTGGAAACCTGTCACCGGCGCTGCCGCGAAGAAGTAGATAAAGCCTGGAAAAAAGCATCCCAGGCGAAGAAAGCGCCACCGACGCATCTGTTTGCCCATGTGTATCAATCCTTACCGGCTGAACTAAAGCGGCAGCGGGCACAGGTGGAGGGAGAAGCCCATGGCTGA
- a CDS encoding Glu/Leu/Phe/Val family dehydrogenase has protein sequence MVAVKVIKNEEMQTDAEPLMEDVFALMERDGHEQVVFCLHQTSGLKAIIAIHDTTLGPALGGCRMIPYESTDAAVKDVLRLSKGMTYKCGLADVDYGGGKAVLIGDPQRDKSPELFRALGRFVGGLNGRFITGTDMGTNPEDFVHAARESQSFVGLPVSHGGSGNTAIPTAFGVMQGYRATAEHLWSDPSLEGKRIAIQGVGKVGGRLVSQLVEAGVQVMIADPHPDRLAEWKHHHPEITIVDVDEIHRQPCDIFSPCAIGGVINDITIDQLRCRAIVGSANNQLERDEHGDALHQCGILYAPDYLVNAGGLIQVADERNGFHLERVMAQTQGIYEMLLNIYRLSQEEDLPTCRAADRLVLERLRRVSDLKRILLGMECKG, from the coding sequence ATGGTGGCTGTGAAAGTGATAAAAAACGAAGAGATGCAAACAGATGCCGAACCGTTGATGGAAGACGTATTCGCCCTGATGGAACGCGACGGGCATGAGCAGGTGGTTTTTTGTCTTCATCAGACCTCAGGGTTAAAAGCGATTATCGCCATCCATGATACGACATTGGGACCGGCGCTGGGCGGTTGCCGCATGATTCCTTATGAGTCCACCGATGCCGCAGTCAAAGATGTATTACGTCTCTCCAAAGGCATGACCTATAAATGCGGGTTGGCCGATGTGGACTACGGTGGCGGAAAAGCCGTTCTTATCGGTGATCCGCAACGAGATAAAAGCCCTGAACTGTTTCGTGCGCTGGGTCGGTTTGTCGGCGGTTTAAACGGTCGTTTTATCACTGGGACAGATATGGGAACCAACCCGGAGGATTTTGTGCATGCGGCACGGGAGTCACAATCGTTTGTCGGTTTGCCCGTCAGTCACGGCGGCAGCGGAAATACGGCGATTCCCACTGCTTTTGGCGTGATGCAAGGATATCGGGCCACTGCAGAACATCTATGGAGCGACCCCAGCCTGGAAGGAAAAAGGATTGCCATCCAAGGCGTGGGCAAAGTGGGAGGACGCTTGGTCTCGCAATTGGTGGAAGCGGGTGTACAGGTGATGATCGCCGATCCCCATCCCGATCGGTTGGCGGAGTGGAAACACCATCATCCCGAAATTACGATAGTGGACGTCGATGAGATCCATCGCCAGCCCTGTGATATTTTTTCGCCTTGTGCCATTGGTGGAGTGATCAACGATATCACGATTGATCAACTTCGTTGTCGGGCGATCGTGGGTTCCGCCAACAATCAATTAGAACGGGATGAGCATGGGGATGCTTTACATCAGTGCGGAATCTTGTATGCGCCTGATTATCTGGTTAATGCCGGTGGATTGATCCAGGTGGCGGATGAACGGAACGGATTTCATCTGGAGCGGGTGATGGCACAGACACAAGGGATTTATGAGATGTTGCTCAACATATATCGATTATCCCAGGAAGAGGATCTGCCCACGTGTCGGGCGGCGGATCGTCTGGTATTGGAGCGATTGCGACGAGTGAGTGATTTAAAACGAATCTTGCTCGGAATGGAGTGCAAAGGGTAG
- a CDS encoding helix-turn-helix domain-containing protein: protein MSSVRIYRGLTQAELARRLKVSPSQVSMDESNEYHGISVQKLERIMKVLNIEAAFRPKNTEDGNRYVGI from the coding sequence ATCAGTTCAGTTCGAATTTACCGTGGATTGACACAGGCAGAACTCGCACGTCGACTGAAAGTCTCTCCCTCTCAAGTTTCCATGGATGAGTCTAATGAATACCATGGAATCAGTGTACAGAAGCTGGAGCGGATCATGAAAGTACTAAACATTGAAGCCGCTTTTCGGCCTAAGAATACAGAAGACGGAAATCGATATGTGGGTATTTAA
- a CDS encoding AbrB/MazE/SpoVT family DNA-binding domain-containing protein, whose protein sequence is MMRGIGIVRKVDHLGRIVLPKELRDTMNINPHDGVEIFVNQDTIVLQKYNPSCIFCDSKDGLFYFKEKIICESCLEETRSHVS, encoded by the coding sequence CTGATGAGAGGGATCGGGATCGTTCGCAAAGTGGATCACCTCGGCCGGATTGTGTTGCCGAAGGAACTCAGGGACACGATGAACATCAACCCGCACGATGGTGTGGAGATCTTTGTCAACCAAGACACCATTGTGTTACAAAAATATAATCCATCCTGTATTTTCTGCGATTCCAAAGACGGTCTCTTCTATTTCAAAGAGAAAATCATCTGTGAAAGCTGCCTAGAAGAAACCCGAAGCCATGTTTCGTAA
- a CDS encoding anti-sigma factor domain-containing protein gives MQKGMVMEVSRRHYVVLTPEGRFIKVPKQDAAAEIGQEITFELEKQFFLPLNLPRKAILAGGVAAMMVIMTILLPLMWAPTQAHAETYIYIDLNPSLELGLDKKSRVVEVRAFNSTGEQLIQELDWKGVPAKRLVVQLLNRARQQGYLEPNERILVSQIAIEPKDAEVSRSTLSEIEESIGTDTELSQSKVDLYTLPLPDMLKAEAEKNDLSPSKYAVWLLAKRNGLDLPPEELVGLSMTELMELVDLTPILRNPPSKEEWEEWIQEEKEIEQENEKDQSPSDKEDEKEEEQIDSPADEPSDKDEQDVEEGQEPEEEEETPKNDSSDEPAKEDPSKENPASTQPDSDEEENESDKPESEDPSKDPPADPEREHGPSAHSNHEELSLE, from the coding sequence GTGCAGAAGGGGATGGTAATGGAAGTCAGTCGGCGGCATTATGTGGTGCTGACTCCTGAAGGACGATTTATTAAGGTGCCGAAACAGGATGCCGCGGCGGAGATCGGCCAGGAAATCACCTTTGAACTGGAGAAACAGTTTTTCCTCCCATTGAATCTACCCAGAAAAGCGATCTTGGCTGGTGGTGTGGCGGCTATGATGGTGATTATGACCATTTTGCTGCCATTGATGTGGGCTCCCACCCAGGCCCATGCTGAAACCTATATCTATATCGATTTAAACCCTAGCCTGGAACTGGGATTGGATAAGAAAAGCCGTGTGGTGGAAGTAAGGGCTTTTAATTCAACCGGTGAACAATTAATTCAGGAGTTGGACTGGAAAGGAGTTCCCGCCAAGCGGTTGGTGGTTCAATTATTAAATCGAGCTCGCCAACAGGGGTATCTGGAACCCAATGAACGCATTCTAGTCTCGCAGATTGCAATAGAACCCAAAGATGCTGAAGTATCCAGAAGCACCTTGAGTGAGATTGAAGAAAGTATCGGTACCGATACAGAGCTAAGCCAATCAAAAGTGGATCTGTATACCTTGCCATTGCCGGATATGTTGAAAGCAGAGGCGGAGAAAAACGACCTATCCCCCTCAAAGTATGCGGTATGGCTTTTGGCGAAGCGAAATGGTCTTGATCTGCCGCCGGAGGAATTGGTGGGTCTCTCCATGACCGAACTGATGGAATTGGTGGACTTGACCCCTATTTTGCGCAATCCACCTTCAAAAGAAGAATGGGAAGAATGGATTCAAGAAGAGAAGGAAATCGAGCAAGAGAATGAGAAAGATCAGTCTCCCTCTGATAAAGAGGATGAAAAGGAAGAAGAACAAATTGATTCGCCTGCTGATGAGCCGTCTGACAAGGATGAGCAAGATGTAGAAGAAGGGCAGGAGCCAGAAGAAGAAGAAGAGACTCCTAAAAACGATTCTTCCGATGAACCTGCAAAAGAGGATCCTTCTAAGGAGAACCCGGCTTCTACCCAGCCTGATTCGGATGAAGAGGAGAACGAATCCGATAAACCGGAGTCTGAAGATCCGTCTAAAGACCCACCAGCAGATCCGGAGAGGGAACATGGGCCTTCCGCTCATTCCAACCATGAAGAGTTGAGCTTGGAGTGA
- the sigI gene encoding RNA polymerase sigma-I factor, producing the protein MQVLGDGDNQERRELEERVLTAQADESSGQREALLGEYQSYIIRIASRICKRSITLQDDEYTIALAGFNEAITQYRRSEPSSFLTFAYMVIQRRLTDYYRREQKHQNQVPLIPPDARENESVHKEVVAESFEQFRERELAEIRRSEIEQFTQALARFGIKLTDLVKASPKHRDTRENMLSIALEIAANQQWMEEFLHQKKIKKSFAEQIGCHRRTLKRHRIYLTALVLVLVEDLPLMRDYLGLPIDRKGGGIRAEGDGNGSQSAALCGADS; encoded by the coding sequence TTGCAAGTCCTGGGGGACGGTGATAACCAGGAAAGGCGAGAGTTGGAAGAGCGCGTATTAACAGCCCAAGCCGACGAGTCTTCCGGGCAGCGTGAAGCGCTGTTGGGCGAATATCAATCCTATATCATCAGAATCGCCTCACGCATCTGTAAGCGAAGCATAACGTTACAGGATGATGAATACACAATTGCACTGGCTGGATTTAACGAGGCGATTACGCAGTATCGTCGCAGCGAACCGTCGTCCTTTCTGACTTTCGCCTATATGGTGATTCAGCGAAGGTTAACTGATTACTATCGCAGGGAGCAAAAACATCAAAACCAAGTGCCGTTGATTCCTCCCGATGCCAGGGAAAACGAGTCTGTCCACAAGGAAGTGGTGGCGGAATCCTTTGAACAGTTTCGGGAACGGGAACTGGCTGAAATACGCCGATCTGAGATTGAGCAATTTACCCAAGCATTGGCCCGTTTTGGAATCAAACTGACCGACTTGGTTAAAGCTTCTCCCAAACATCGGGACACGAGGGAAAACATGTTGTCAATCGCGTTAGAAATCGCGGCAAATCAACAATGGATGGAAGAATTTTTGCATCAAAAGAAGATTAAGAAAAGCTTTGCTGAACAGATCGGCTGCCATCGGCGCACATTGAAGCGGCATCGGATCTATTTGACGGCGTTGGTCCTAGTTTTGGTTGAGGACTTGCCTTTGATGAGAGATTATCTAGGTTTGCCAATTGACAGGAAGGGAGGTGGAATTCGTGCAGAAGGGGATGGTAATGGAAGTCAGTCGGCGGCATTATGTGGTGCTGACTCCTGA
- a CDS encoding AMP-binding protein, whose product MGKAVWFPNKELTEQSRLGRLMAKVGITDVDEFYRRSVSDVGWFWGTVEQDLGLVWDRPYQKVLDTSRGIPWARWFVDGSFNVSVNALDRWVNDPSSRQRLALIWEGDDGTVQKWTYRELWTEVNRIARGLQELGVAKGDRVAIYLPMVAENVIAMLAVARIGAVFTPCFSGYGAEAVAVRLRDSEAKVLITADGFLRRGKTVAMKEEADKAVDQSPSVQRVVVVRRLGREIPTTSRDLNWTELRSNDRQPLTAAPTDAADPFMIIYTSGTTGRPKGTVHVHAGFPIKAASDAAYGMDLDDGDVLFWMTDMGWMMGPWMVFGTLLTGTTMLLFEGTPDYPHPDRLWKLVETHGVTHLGLSPTVVRALMKHGPQWLEGRHLDDLRVFGSTGEPWNPEPWQWLFEKVGKKRVPIWNYSGGTEISGGILATNLMKPIAPCSFSGPMLGMDVDVVDERGESIRGEVGELVIRQPWVGMTQSFWQDSDRYERTYWKRFPDVWVHGDWVEVEKEGFWYITGRSDDTLKIAGKRLGPAEIESILVDHPAVLEAATIGVPDADKGEVAICFVVLKPDVDEAEELRGELLRWVGEKMGKALRPRVVHFVRELPKTRNGKILRRVLKAAYLNQDAGDLSSLENPDVLTEVRSSSVNR is encoded by the coding sequence ATGGGAAAAGCGGTTTGGTTTCCAAATAAGGAGCTAACAGAGCAGTCACGTTTGGGACGGTTGATGGCGAAGGTCGGGATCACGGATGTGGATGAATTTTATCGCCGCTCCGTCTCCGATGTCGGTTGGTTTTGGGGAACGGTGGAACAAGATTTGGGTCTGGTCTGGGATCGCCCCTATCAGAAGGTGCTGGACACTTCTCGCGGGATTCCGTGGGCGCGCTGGTTTGTCGACGGTAGTTTTAACGTATCAGTCAATGCGCTTGATCGGTGGGTGAATGATCCTTCTTCCCGACAGCGACTGGCGCTTATCTGGGAGGGGGACGATGGCACGGTTCAAAAATGGACGTATCGGGAGTTGTGGACCGAGGTAAACCGAATCGCCCGCGGCTTGCAAGAACTGGGTGTGGCCAAAGGGGACCGGGTGGCCATCTATTTGCCGATGGTAGCGGAAAATGTGATTGCGATGTTGGCGGTTGCCCGAATCGGAGCTGTATTTACGCCTTGCTTCTCCGGTTATGGTGCGGAGGCGGTAGCGGTACGTCTACGTGATAGTGAAGCCAAGGTGTTGATCACTGCCGACGGCTTTTTGCGCCGGGGAAAAACAGTGGCGATGAAGGAAGAGGCGGACAAGGCGGTAGATCAGTCCCCCAGTGTTCAGCGGGTGGTAGTGGTGCGTCGGTTGGGGCGGGAGATTCCAACCACTTCCCGCGATTTGAACTGGACCGAATTACGCTCCAATGACCGCCAACCGCTGACTGCTGCCCCGACGGATGCCGCTGATCCCTTTATGATCATTTATACCTCAGGTACCACCGGCCGCCCCAAAGGGACGGTTCACGTTCATGCCGGCTTTCCGATTAAAGCTGCTTCCGATGCCGCTTACGGCATGGATTTGGATGATGGGGACGTTCTTTTCTGGATGACGGATATGGGATGGATGATGGGGCCGTGGATGGTGTTTGGTACACTGTTGACGGGAACCACGATGCTTCTGTTTGAGGGGACACCAGATTATCCCCATCCCGATCGGTTGTGGAAGCTGGTAGAGACGCACGGAGTAACCCATCTGGGCCTTTCTCCGACAGTGGTGCGGGCACTGATGAAACATGGGCCCCAATGGTTGGAGGGGCGCCACTTGGACGATTTACGCGTGTTTGGCTCTACCGGTGAACCGTGGAATCCGGAACCGTGGCAGTGGCTATTTGAAAAGGTTGGAAAGAAGCGCGTCCCGATCTGGAACTACTCCGGTGGTACGGAGATTTCAGGTGGCATTTTAGCTACCAACCTGATGAAACCGATCGCTCCCTGCTCCTTTAGCGGTCCGATGTTGGGGATGGATGTCGATGTGGTCGATGAACGCGGTGAAAGTATCCGAGGTGAAGTGGGAGAATTGGTGATTCGACAACCCTGGGTTGGGATGACACAAAGTTTCTGGCAAGATTCGGATCGTTATGAACGAACTTATTGGAAGCGTTTTCCCGATGTGTGGGTGCACGGCGATTGGGTGGAGGTTGAAAAGGAAGGCTTTTGGTATATTACCGGTCGCTCCGATGATACCTTGAAGATTGCCGGCAAGCGTTTGGGTCCAGCTGAAATAGAGTCGATCCTGGTGGATCATCCGGCGGTATTGGAGGCGGCCACCATTGGAGTGCCGGATGCCGATAAAGGAGAGGTGGCCATTTGCTTTGTTGTGTTAAAACCGGATGTCGATGAAGCAGAGGAATTACGCGGTGAATTGTTGCGTTGGGTGGGAGAAAAGATGGGCAAGGCCCTTCGCCCTCGTGTCGTCCATTTTGTACGTGAGTTGCCCAAAACCCGCAACGGCAAGATTTTGCGACGTGTGCTCAAAGCGGCTTATCTCAATCAGGATGCGGGAGACCTTTCATCATTGGAAAATCCTGATGTGCTCACAGAAGTTCGATCATCCTCCGTGAATCGATAA